A segment of the Necator americanus strain Aroian chromosome IV, whole genome shotgun sequence genome:
gacttgtccgtcttccctcagatggtgaggaggcaagtggacatggctgtcgaagagatcggagtagaagtcgtagatgatgttctccatcccccttctcgatgcaatggatgttcccttcgggttccgaaGAGCactcatcctcgtcttgctactggcgaagtctcggcgggcatagcggatgcttttcccctcCTCTGCAGTTTCAGCCAGTACTTCTGCCCtcctctctttaaggtcttccttcatcgcctctctgcaaagccttacgagcacggacgtgagttcttggttccctgcggctcgtgctgctccacgctggcgtatcagctcaagagtttgaagagacaggcgtctcttggtggttttagaactctcagccttcttcgcgcagtcgtgaaggtgttcacgAACCGcacatattcctcgtcgatgttgtctattgcggaatcttcccaaaagccggctaacgtagcgaagagatcccagttgatgacaGTTCTGGGACTTCTCCCTCTCAACTTGGCGACTTTCtttgctctccttgtgaaagaaaatcttcctcggaggaggcgatggtccgatcccgcatagaactttggtacaacagcgaagtccgtcaggcagaaccttttattgacgatgatgtggtctatttcattacggtaccctccaccgggtgactcccacgtccagcgtagagaggagggcttctggaattgcgagttcccatggatggtcttagtcgtcatgatgaactcgcagagcctctccccctggtcgttccattgtaggctgtgggtcccgatgtgaagttcctccggcgttcttcttgggccaactttggcgttgaaatcgccaattatgaaattgtagaaggcatgatcttctcggtagaacttctccagatccatatagaaagcttcgacttcttcttcttcgtagcttgatgttggagcg
Coding sequences within it:
- a CDS encoding hypothetical protein (NECATOR_CHRIV.G14367.T1), coding for MRRCGPTPASTIFVAYAPTSSYEEEEVEAFYMDLEKFYREDHAFYNFIIGDFNAKVGPRRTPEELHIGTHSLQWNDQGERLCEFIMTTKTIHGNSQFQKPSSLRWTWESPGGGYRNEIDHIIVNKRFCLTDFAVVPKFYAGSDHRLLRGRFSFTRRAKKVAKLRGRSPRTVINWDLFATLAGFWEDSAIDNIDEEYVRFVNTFTTARRRLRVLKPPRDACLFKLLS